DNA from Artemia franciscana chromosome 8, ASM3288406v1, whole genome shotgun sequence:
tttcaaCTGTTGACTTTTCAATTTCATAAATTACCTGGAATTTTTCAATCAATATTTTCCTTCGAAAATGATCACATATAAGAGTTTTaagatcaaatgagcccttcaACTTTCTACGATCCCTACTTCTATATTGTAACGTTCTTTACATGGATATAGATTTCATTAGTTTTGTCTGTGGCTGTTTATGTCAAGTGTATTAGAAAGAGGATTGACGAAGATAGTCTCCTTTTTTTAGCATAAGTTAGTTTAGTTTAGAACTAATGTACCAATTGttacttcattaaaaaaaatgaacttgtCTGTTATtagatattatttaaatattatttcttatttagatatgagattttttttttgctgaccTTAATCTATAAGGTCAACTTACAACAACTAACTTTATTTCATATTAGTTTTAGTTAATTTAGTGACTAAATTTCATTACATTTAGGCCGACCTTTATCTAAGTTGCGGTTCTGGCCTGTCTTACgcacggaatttttttttatttgcgcccccccccccctcttccaaCCATTATTCAGgtcagatcaaaataaaatcatttattaaaaattggtttttaattaatttattaataaatagtacttttttattattttctgttttaaatttattttatttattagttaatgaactatttaatttattattattgttattttaatttaattattattttgtaatttatttattattgttatttatttaattattgcattttaaactttttattcttaacttatttcattttattaatcaattaataatttaataattactttcatttattaactgcgccacctaatttattttaatagaaataaaatttcataaattacaGATTGATTATCTGTTGATGCATAACTATTGGCAATTTTGTGCTCCTAAAATTTCCACTTCCAGGGCAATTGCTCTTCCCCCCAATAAGTCAACCAGTGCTTTAAACCTGTCTATTTAAGAATATTTCTGAGCTTTGCTCTCCTAATTTTTAAGAGTGTAGTGCATGTCTCGTCATTACCCTTGCAATCCCACAAGgcttgaaaatatatttgtctTTCCAGCTTATACAAGAATGGATTAACTACACTGATTATGTCCGATCTAACTATACGGTGGTACCGACAGAAGCAACAATAACATGGATTTGGTCCGTAGCTGTTTCTGTGTATTGTATTGGAGGAATGATTGGTGGATCCTTGACAGGGTTCTTTGCCGAAAAGTTTGGCAGGTAAGAATGAAGGGTATTTACACGATGTTTTTGAGCCTAATAAAGAGTTTAGTTCCCTAGTGTTACCGTGGAACAAAGCATACCATctctttaaaattattttaaaatgtattagGACAAAAACATGCTAAAATTTATGatggcaaattaaaaaaaaactgcaagtGCAAGTCGTCAGAGATAGCCAAGCATACCaaaaacaagatattttttttttaatccatacCAAGGACAGTATAATGAAATATGATTATTTCATGATTTAATGGTAACCTAATCATTCattaatgcctctataatttagtaaaaatctgaaaatttatttttaatgaaacagAGATCTATACATATTTTTCCAGGTGAGGGTGGTACCgggcataaaattaaaaatacacgTGGgtagaaaatcagaaaaaaaaaacaatctgaagAATATAACGTCAAACATGTGAAGAAGATATAATCTTTCTTTGAGGGTGTAGTTGCCTTTTGGAATCCATAAACTGTTAGTGAAATTTTACGGACGAAAGGTGTTATTGACTTTGAGCAATGAATAGCAAAATAATGCAATAGTATGTTAAAAAGTTGAGAGGGAACAGTCAATACCCAATGAGAAATAGGAACCGGCCCATAATAAGTGATAAGGAAAGCGTTAAAGATGAGCCGAATGTTTTGAGACCGTGCTAAACCAGGATAGAGTTTCAGAAAGAAATatagaggaaaaagaaaaaattagtggCATCTTAGATGTGAAGAAAGATTCATTTTGTTAGAAACAGTTAGTGACAGTACTAGTTggataaaaaaattgataaggCCTCAGCTGCTGATAGTGGAGTGAATGcgtttattaaatattttagctaggaggttagaaataagctactgaagataatgagtattattttgaaataggagaagtaCGTAACAgttttaggaaaaccctaattaaacccATGTATAAGACATGATAATGGTGAGTGTGGTAATTGTAAAGGCATTAGCCTTGTTTTTGTAGGTAGCAAATTCCTTAGTACGACGATACTTCTTAAACAAAGAGACGCTGTAGACagagttttaagagaagaacagtgtggttttaggaaaggtacaagaataacactgctgcggttaatgTAGGAAATGCGTTTCTTATGTTCTGAGTTTCATTAGCCTCGTTGTATAGGTAGCAAATCACTTTATACGATGATAGTTTTTAGACTTGGAGATGCTATAGataaaagttataaaagaattaaatgaaaaaaacaagttttttaactgaaagtaaggagcgacattaaagcttaaaataaacagaaattactccgtatattaaaaggGCTaatccctcctcaatgccctgctatttacgcaaaagtttgactctttctctcgagttactttttaaaacactaaaagaaactctagcgtaaagaggggggtatTGAGGAAGGAAAAGCTTCTTTAAAATACgcagtaatttctattcgttttaagttttaatgtcactccttactttcagctaaaaacttgtttttttcatttaatttctgaatgttgaATTtaggcattttatttttattttggctgtccgcaaatgaataattaaaacaaaatttgcatatttttttttttttaatggctttctcttagttttgattggaagattttgagaaaaaggggtgggggaagaccctagttgccctccaatcttttggctacttaaaaaggtaactacaCACTCCAATTTTTACGAAAGTTCTTATTggtagaaaataaaagtaacttacaaatttacttacgtaacgaacttctaaattagtatttttttattacttatgtgagggggttcgccccctcgtcaatacctcgctctttacactaaagcttttttcccaattttgtcccaattctttaagtatgacccttgaatcacaaaggccgtagaataaatagttgaaattactaaaaatactttagcacaaagagcgaggtatttaggaggagataaacccctcatatgcgtaataatttctgttcgtttgaagtattaattctgctccttactctcaattgaaaaaacttttccatatttgtcttttcattatttttttttaaataatgctagaatatcctgggcccccttcatggaaattatctttgctcatgacaaattactccatggaaagatcctcccacgtaaccctctcccctcaaccatTTGGGAGTACACGAAGATGTGTTTCCGAGCCAAGATTAGAATAGTAGAAGCTACACTGATAGTAGTGACCAAATATGGTTTTTAAGCCATTAGGGCTCCGAAAAagggaggaagatttgctagatggtAGAAATTACCAGCACATTGTCCAACAGAATatattctaaacaaaaaaacatggttgttttctttttaaggaagGGGGGTTCTAACCCTAAGCGTATAAATTAcagataaatattaaatataatattttttcaagtaaaaaaatattagaaacaaaaaaacacagtaTTTAAAAGCCGTTTTGCTTTTCAGGAGAGGTGGACTTATGGTCAATAACATATTTGCTTTAATTGGCGCTATTCTCGAAGGCTTCTCATATTCTGCCGAATCGTATGAAATGCTTATTGCCGGAAGGGTATTTATTGGAATTAATTTGTTGAGTCTTAATTCCAATAAATACCCTTCCGTAGGCGGACTCAACGCCGGGTTGGCACCCATGTACCTTAGTGAGATATCTCCAGTTAATCTCCGAGGGGCGGTAAGatacttttgttttgttgactaaaattgaaaattgaaattttaaaattgaaaacttttgtgttttgtttttatttttttttcgtgtaatTGTTGATCATCTGTCTCCCCTTTCAAACATCCTGCGCTTATTACCTGCAATCAATAGAAAACCCCCTTTCTGTTGGGTTCCTTGGGATGCTTCGCAGTGAAATCGATTTTTCTTAgcagaaatattattattgtttttgcttttaaaaatcggaccttttaaaaatttcttgtatttagtcaatttttttatttcagttctaATTTGGGTCATTCCTTTTGTTTCTACCTGCTACACTTTTATCCCGTAGTAGACTGTATTTCATTCTAGCTGTAAAATTTTTTGGTCCAACCTTAGTGAAATTCATTGTTCTTAGGATAAATATAATTTGACTATATGATAATTCTATGCTTATATATATGATTGCTTTTGCTTTAAAAATcggacttttttttgttttgcttttgaaaatggcaaaactaaaaaattggaaatgacAAATTTTGCCAGGGGTAGAGTGTATGTTATTcctgttttaaatttattgtaagaaactaatctttttttcataactatttcaaaaacttaaaaagggagATAATTGCGCATGAGACATTCAAGGGTTAAATTACTCTGTAGAACGAAACCAAATTAAGCATTCCATAATATTTGAGCAGTTTATTTATCACAGGATAAATGAATTGCCTCAATAATTTAATGGTAGGTCCAATGATAATTACAGAGTGATTAACTTTCAATATGAAATAGCTTCCTGTCCAATACAGGCATAAATCAAGTACAAAGTCAAAAACTAAATcttatcgtttttttaaatatttgtttaattatctAGCCACACAAAAATCAAACCAGAATTGTATAAACAGAAATATTTACCTGCAAAATGGCAACAGAGACACAAATTGGGAGGGGCAGAAATATGGAGATTGATTGGAAGGACAAAGCTTGGCCCTTTCCACCACCTGGTGCAAATCTCAGAGCGTCTCTCATTCTGCCATGCGTGCTACACTAACCAAGTACTAGAAATGAGCTGCTCCTCAGTCAATACCACGCTTATTATTTTGTTCCTCGGAGGGTGGTCAACAAAATAGTCTCAGAGGGGGGTACCAAAATAATGAAGAAGAAAGGGCTGGTCTTCAGCAGAATTTGTCTACCGGTCTGGAATAAGTGTTTCTTACTTGAACTTTCAAGAAAACTTAACAAATGGAAGAAATATTTTGGGAGAGGGGAATGGGGTTCAAAATAGGCATTCTCAGTAACGACAAAATCGCCATAGAAATTCACTttgccatttttatttatttgctttgttCTATAATCATTATATTTCGGCtaatttttttgtgcattttttttttaggttggaaCAATGTATCAGCTAATTCTGACAATTTCAATCCTGATATCTCAAATTTTGGGAATGGAAAACATCATGGGTACTGAAACACTTTGGCCATATCTTTTGGCATTCACAGCTGTGGCTGTCCTCTATCAAGTTCCCGCACTTATGTTTTGTCCTGAATCACCCAAATATATCCTTATCACAAAGGGACGAGAGAGGGAGGCTGAAAGAGGTAGGATTTTACATTTCTCAcatttcaaactaaaaatttaatggTAGATACTATCTGCAataagaattggatttttttttaaattggcatGCCTAGAAAAAATCATTATACGTCGTCAAAATGATTGATTCTATTATGactcttttgactttttttgactctatatgactttttattttgatgaattAGAGACTAATACAAGATGTGGGTGTAATGTACTGACCAAGCAAAGCGGTCAGTGCTGGTCAGCTGTTGTGAAATAGCTAAGGCTATAATATTGACATTAATTTTGTgacataatataatattttgtgACATTAATGTGACATAATTTTGTATCATAAGATTTAAGTATTCATCCATTATTTTCAAGACACACtcaagaaatgaaaatttcttcaaCAATATTTTGTATACATTATTTCTGTGCTGGCTCTCTTCGCAATTGGAGATTGTTAGAGAATTGCTCCACCTACAAGGAGGCCTACCGATTTAAGAAGGGCCCTggtggaaaatatatttttcaggatGTCTACATGTGACAGCATGTTACTAGACTTCCATATACATATTTGCTTTTAATATCGGCTAATATGGgctattgtttgttttatacttGGTTACAGCTCTTGGAAGGTACACAGGGAGCGAATTAAGCATCATACTTTAAAATATTGGGATTCCTGTCAAACCCCTTTTTGATCTATTAATAGTTGTTTAAGAGAAGGATAGTTTTTGAGGTTTGTGatatttacaaatttaaatGACATGACTTACAACTCGCTGAAGAAGCGTTTTGTGTATTGTGTAAATGGTTCCATCTGGAGTGTGAAGAGGTGGGGGTGTATTGAAAGATTGCCATGTATGGTGGAACAATAGCTCTGTCCCTTAGCACAACGATCTTACCTCACCTTAAATCATTCTGGCTGCATTACCCTGTTTTAGTTCATAATTGTCCTTAGATTTTAGCAAACAGATTTAGCAAACTCATTGATTTTAGCAAACAGAGCGCAAGGAAAGCCATTTTCTGCCACATATAGCATAGAACAATGATGGGAGAACTTTTGTGATATACTAATCATTTTCCTTAGACCACTAATCAGAGCATAATAACGAAAGACatttacataaaaaaggcaaaataagtAAGATTTAGTTCTAAGATTTCCCTTAAAATCGTTTTCTGACGAAAGAAGTGAGATCTTAGCAAAATGATGAGTAAAAGAACGGCCTTAGTCATTTCTCCAATACAAATACCAGACGGTGAAGAATGATCAGTTTTTCCCAAAATGGGTGGCCAACTTAACACATTTTATGTTAAAAGGACATATGCCCATGTGTCGGGCCAAAATGACATAAAAGAGCCAAGTTGACACATCTTATACGCTtgggacataaaaaaaagagagacacattttgttataaatttttttataaagttatAAACTAGGGCAGAAGCTTCCCGATCTGGATAtacattttggtaaaaaaaatgtcatttttcaccaaaatggtgcttttctcttttttttcgagCGTCCAGGATTTGCAAGAGATACGGTTTTCTCCAAAGTAAGggatttacatatttatttagttttgtactttcatattaaatcattttgaatgaatgtgtctcttttttcgTTTCCATTATATTTGATACTAACTTAGAGCTTTGAAAGAAGTTTACAAAGCCTCTTTTGTTCGGTAATACaactagtaaaaaaataacctttagtttttgagattttaaGATGAATGTATTCTAGCTAAGAAGTCATTTCTTTTGCTCAGGAGACAAATTCATAGGCCAATAATTTGGCGACTCTTCTCCATAGTGAAGGTTGATTTTCAAAGTACAGCTTTCATATACAGCCGTTTATGTACATATACAGCCTCCATAGTGAAAGTTGATTTTCTTCTCCATAGTGAAGGTTGATTTTCAAAGTACAGCTTTCATATACAGCCGTTTATGTTTCAAGGCTTCTTTGCAGTTGATGCTTTGAGtcttattaaattgtttttctgtgaGGCATTTATTCGAGGTATCACTAAAACATTCAAGTACATTAAATTTGGATAATTCTAGCGTTGAATTGGTTGAGAGGTACAACTAAAGTCGAAGAAGAGATGGACGAGATGAGGGCCGAGTCTGCAAAACAAAAACTGACCACTGTTGTCAGTTTGAAAGAAATGTTGACTAACCCATGTTTAAAATCGCCACTGATTGTTGCTGTCATGATGCAACTGGCACAACAATTTTCTGGAATTAATGCTGTAAGTACTAGCTATAGAAATTCTAATTTGTCTCAATTAAAAATGTAACCACAAGGAGGTTAACCACCTACCACTATAAAATATATGAGTAATTTCATGCATTTAATAGCAGAAATCATAGAGGGTATACACTCTATGATACACTCTACTCAAATCTACTCTACTTTGAAGGGTCGGAGACCATAGTATCCTTAAGACATCTGCAATATTCAAAATAGGTATTAAAAAGAAgtatctttatttaaattattaacttaaattatttagggctttctttttccttaaaatATGGCCCCTTCTCATTTGTAAATTCCACGATTCTCGGAAATTCTAGAAACTCTCTAATATTTATATCCAAGGGGTTAGCAGCTACGAAATTAATATTGGCATTAGGGGGCTAGCACCTCTTATTTAGTCGGACATTATTGCAAAGAGTCCCCCTAAcgtttatttctaatattaggtttaaacataaaatatgtTCGTTTAGATAAGTTGCGGATTAGAAATTACATTAAGCGGAAAACTTCATTCGGGATTTTATATACGCTTTAATTaactgttttatttgtttaacatTCATGTGACGACTGCAGTTGCTTTGTTAAAAACATTTCAGTTTTGCGGCGAAGACAAAGAatgacaaaaatacatatttaaaggaaatacaATTTTCGATTAACCTGACGTCAGTTCTTCGGTAACTTGAGCAATTAAGTTGTGTTACCTTTTGCAATATTTTGCATACTcaagaaatattattaacaaGAGTAAAAATGCCTTAAACACCAGCTTAACTAGTATTTTTGTTCGCATTCTTTGGCaactttgatttaaaaatttgatttagaaGTTATATTAGACTGAGAACAAAGAGCTGGAAAATGACATTTGGATATTTTAACAATTAATATTCGGCAACATTGCCGGAGCATAGATGATAGATCTTAAAAGATCAGAAAAGAATTTTGTagcataaaaacaaacttagttTATGGAAAACAAATTGAACCAAAAGACCCAGTACATAGAACTTAGAGTTGAAACTGCAAGTTTCCTTCGAAGAAATTTCAAACACCTTGTGAATCGTGATTAAATCTAAtcaattctaaaattttaactCAAGCTTGAATCAAGTATAGCATAAAATTCCTGAAACATGATTAAAACGACTGTTCTACAACAGTTTATTATGAACTATTAATCTCTTCAtttataggtaatgtttttttcaacaagCATTTTTGAGGATTCAGGCTTAAACACACTTACCTCTCAATATGCCACGCTTGGAATGGGCGTCATGAATGT
Protein-coding regions in this window:
- the LOC136029995 gene encoding solute carrier family 2, facilitated glucose transporter member 1-like isoform X1 yields the protein MSNEDKSSGLNGRLVFAIAAAAIGSGFQHGYNIGVVNAPGKLIQEWINYTDYVRSNYTVVPTEATITWIWSVAVSVYCIGGMIGGSLTGFFAEKFGRRGGLMVNNIFALIGAILEGFSYSAESYEMLIAGRVFIGINLLSLNSNKYPSVGGLNAGLAPMYLSEISPVNLRGAVGTMYQLILTISILISQILGMENIMGTETLWPYLLAFTAVAVLYQVPALMFCPESPKYILITKGREREAERALNWLRGTTKVEEEMDEMRAESAKQKLTTVVSLKEMLTNPCLKSPLIVAVMMQLAQQFSGINAVMFFSTSIFEDSGLNTLTSQYATLGMGVMNVLMTFVSLVLVEKAGRKTLQLVGLSGMFVVVILLTVFLAIKDLAPWIPYISIVLIIAFVVAFATGPGSIPWFLVSELFNQSARPLASSIAVTVNWTANFFVGIGFLPLAQLLGPYVFAIFAVILAFFVWFTWKHVPETKNKTIEEISTMFRRSSDDLGVSEEAGTFSKKQKKDTALAFLTSDPAVLISFSRTFSQRC
- the LOC136029995 gene encoding solute carrier family 2, facilitated glucose transporter member 1-like isoform X2, giving the protein MIGGSLTGFFAEKFGRRGGLMVNNIFALIGAILEGFSYSAESYEMLIAGRVFIGINLLSLNSNKYPSVGGLNAGLAPMYLSEISPVNLRGAVGTMYQLILTISILISQILGMENIMGTETLWPYLLAFTAVAVLYQVPALMFCPESPKYILITKGREREAERALNWLRGTTKVEEEMDEMRAESAKQKLTTVVSLKEMLTNPCLKSPLIVAVMMQLAQQFSGINAVMFFSTSIFEDSGLNTLTSQYATLGMGVMNVLMTFVSLVLVEKAGRKTLQLVGLSGMFVVVILLTVFLAIKDLAPWIPYISIVLIIAFVVAFATGPGSIPWFLVSELFNQSARPLASSIAVTVNWTANFFVGIGFLPLAQLLGPYVFAIFAVILAFFVWFTWKHVPETKNKTIEEISTMFRRSSDDLGVSEEAGTFSKKQKKDTALAFLTSDPAVLISFSRTFSQRC